One genomic segment of Kiritimatiella glycovorans includes these proteins:
- the nfi gene encoding deoxyribonuclease V (cleaves DNA at apurinic or apyrimidinic sites), which translates to MDPKRHSWDLTPAGARAVQEALAPEVVTENRFGSVRHVAGVDVGFPEGRTRAAIAVLRYPDLEPVDSAQVTLDTSFPYVPGLLSFRELPAVERALEKLREKPDLILCDGQGRAHPRRMGIACHLGVRTGYATIGVAKSRLCGTFEAPGRERGCRAPLYDGRERIGTVLRTRTGVKPLFISAGHRIDLETAVDFVLRCTPRYRLPETTRAAHRLASGLQSV; encoded by the coding sequence ATGGATCCGAAACGCCATTCCTGGGACCTGACTCCGGCCGGGGCCCGCGCCGTTCAGGAGGCGCTGGCGCCCGAGGTTGTGACCGAAAACCGTTTCGGCTCCGTGCGCCACGTGGCCGGGGTTGACGTCGGTTTTCCGGAAGGACGCACTCGCGCCGCCATCGCCGTGCTCCGCTATCCCGACCTTGAACCGGTTGATTCCGCCCAGGTCACCCTCGACACCTCCTTCCCGTATGTTCCCGGCCTGCTTTCCTTCCGTGAGCTTCCGGCGGTCGAGCGTGCGTTGGAGAAGCTCCGGGAGAAGCCGGACCTGATCCTGTGCGACGGACAGGGGCGTGCCCACCCCCGGCGCATGGGCATCGCGTGTCATCTGGGCGTCCGTACCGGCTATGCTACCATCGGGGTTGCAAAGAGCCGCCTGTGCGGCACCTTTGAAGCTCCCGGGCGGGAACGCGGTTGCCGAGCGCCGCTCTATGACGGAAGGGAACGGATTGGGACGGTGCTCCGGACTCGAACCGGCGTGAAGCCGCTGTTTATCTCCGCAGGGCATCGCATCGACCTCGAGACCGCGGTCGACTTCGTGCTGCGCTGCACCCCTCGCTATCGCCTTCCGGAAACCACCCGTGCCGCTCACCGCCTTGCCTCGGGACTGCAGTCCGTATAG